In the Rhodopirellula bahusiensis genome, one interval contains:
- a CDS encoding CDP-alcohol phosphatidyltransferase family protein, whose amino-acid sequence MADTRDQPTTTKQTVAAYAVHALTASGILPAALAMLEITRADCDPRRVFGWLLLTTFIDAIDGPLARRYHVKTRAKSIDGRTIDDLLDYLTFAFIPLMLVWRMNWMPDGFGVIVALAMGASLFGFAHSDAKDEQNGFFRGFPSYWNIAAFYAGLLHHWSGQWPVAVIIAVLAGLTIAPIRLVYPNLAPEQHRVWLLSGAAIWTLMLIAMLPMYPQPPAWLVLVSLVYPILYTLASFVLWRNRPFQPRGPVISDTPSR is encoded by the coding sequence ATGGCGGATACCAGAGACCAGCCCACGACGACGAAGCAAACCGTTGCCGCTTACGCCGTTCACGCATTGACTGCTTCGGGCATCCTTCCCGCAGCATTGGCAATGCTGGAAATCACTCGAGCGGATTGCGATCCTCGACGGGTGTTCGGTTGGTTGCTTCTAACGACATTCATCGACGCGATCGATGGGCCACTCGCTCGCCGGTATCACGTGAAAACCCGAGCGAAGTCGATCGATGGTCGCACCATCGACGATCTGCTTGACTACCTCACGTTTGCATTCATTCCTTTGATGCTGGTTTGGCGAATGAACTGGATGCCGGACGGGTTCGGAGTCATCGTCGCACTGGCCATGGGAGCCAGTCTTTTCGGATTCGCTCACAGCGATGCCAAGGATGAGCAAAACGGATTTTTCCGCGGCTTTCCTTCGTACTGGAACATTGCTGCTTTCTACGCCGGACTGCTGCACCATTGGTCGGGGCAGTGGCCAGTCGCCGTGATAATTGCGGTGCTGGCCGGGCTGACGATCGCCCCCATTCGATTGGTCTACCCGAACCTCGCGCCCGAACAACATCGCGTTTGGTTGCTATCGGGTGCGGCAATTTGGACGCTGATGCTAATCGCCATGTTACCGATGTACCCTCAACCACCAGCCTGGTTGGTTTTGGTCTCTTTGGTCTATCCCATTCTGTACACGCTGGCCTCGTTTGTTTTGTGGCGAAATCGCCCGTTTCAACCGCGCGGCCCCGTTATCTCAGACACTCCCTCGAGATAA
- a CDS encoding response regulator gives MPTTPPYDVDRSLRCVIADDVRVIREQLGHWMRELGYSVVHASCGATALSAVRREPTHLVIADIDMPHLSGLHLLQTVRGDADPNVAAIPIVVSSSLEDGEIHRMVETLGGNAYLKKPVSKEQVVSCVRYLTNGNEPISFGDNASATHSVSARFRRIASEFREF, from the coding sequence ATGCCCACAACACCGCCTTACGACGTTGATCGCTCCCTCAGGTGTGTGATCGCGGACGATGTCCGCGTTATTCGAGAACAGCTGGGGCATTGGATGCGAGAACTTGGATACTCAGTTGTCCATGCTTCCTGCGGCGCGACCGCGCTGTCAGCGGTGCGTCGTGAACCAACGCACTTGGTGATTGCGGACATCGACATGCCTCACCTCAGCGGTCTGCATTTGCTTCAAACAGTACGGGGGGATGCGGATCCGAATGTCGCCGCGATTCCAATCGTTGTATCCAGTAGTCTCGAAGACGGCGAGATTCATCGCATGGTCGAAACACTGGGTGGAAACGCCTATTTGAAAAAGCCCGTTTCGAAAGAACAGGTTGTCTCGTGCGTACGCTATTTGACGAATGGGAACGAACCAATTTCCTTTGGCGACAATGCATCGGCGACGCACTCGGTGTCAGCGAGATTCCGCCGAATCGCATCCGAGTTCAGAGAGTTCTGA
- a CDS encoding chemotaxis protein CheB — protein MADTSALPDDSSGTESEIETDDAPQTSSWLHQPVVGIGASAGGLEALEKLFGKMPVATGMSFVVVQHLSPDFKSHMDDLLRRVTNIPVEVVDNGVEVQPDTIYLIPARKEMVISNGKLLLTDRGSEKVLTHPIDQFLRSLAQDAQERAIGIVLSGTGSDGSRGVVEISNNGGLVVIQDPATCKFDSMPMNARNTGHVDLELAPEKMGETLQQYLFDGQRTKADEEPDLEVVERSGLERVFQLLQKKHGIDFNHYKTGTVHRRIQRRMDLMHLDALALYVAHINEHPEEVNELYRDLLIGVTQFFRDRDAYAVLEQQVIPELIGRAKDTIRIWVCGCATGEEAYSIAMLMREGIERSGRDIDFKMFATDPHRGSLQIAATGYYTESQLSEIATDRREKFFIRRDSGYLVNDSLRRSVVFAAQNVINDPPFTQMDLVSCRNMLIYLQTPAQRKTLSLFHFALKTSGVLFLGPSESVGDIGDEFDAINSQWKLFRKRRDVRLPIELRMPLANQSISRVTSVSTSIAEPLPQRRNENLLEIYNVLLADKMPPSVVIDTDYRVIHIFPGVSRYLRVPDGIPSDNILHMVTKELRASIGAAVTQAIKKQDAVHYYGIPSPADGPNHVLELIAEPYQLPAKAATCILIQFNASEIPSALREAAAPSDESSDTERKQLDFSSATESRIDDLEHELSFSRQNLQATIEELETSNEELQATNEEMVASNEELQSTNEELQSVNEELYTVNAELQIRVNELNEANADMVNLLATTRVGVLFLDNELRIRRATPEISRLLSIDNNDIGRLLEAFIQPIHDDQFLDHVRQVRDERIELEWEVACRDSSYLVRALPYMQNQETNGVVIAFVNVNVLRQAERDVLKFKFMADENVDALVLLDQKGKISYANRKMGEQLGFSSEELAGQFLSRFKSENDAETYDNRLANAHSNGGDLFESVLRRRDGAEFPIEIALTPVTLQGKQFFFASIRDITLRKSHESQMRLLSKAVHSAANGIVITDCSLEDNPINFVNQGFKEMTGFSDHEILGRNCRFLQGEETDQETVLKIQRALDRGESVRELIKNYRKNGEAFWNDLYITPVHDEHNTLTHFVGVQNDVTERIEVARHTESNERTIRLLLDSTAEGLFGLDVNGKCTFSNEKAAKLLGYDCGSEIVGQELAELARPCDSEGNPFDEQQLHILSAIRAGDQINRYDERFCRQDGESFPVEYWCHPIHEGEDVVGAVVTFVDIEDRLQVENELREAKLAADAANEAKSRFLANMSHELRTPLSAMLGFTKILQEDPDESTRLEYLSTIQRNGDYLLRLLGDVLDLSRIEANKFTTATNSVSLGELLADIFETMKMRTQDYQNTLHFDVVEPLPQTITTDSARLRQIMINLIANAIKFAPKGRVDVIARSERIDDETFLILKVVDNGIGIADEKLRTLFEPFVQADATISNRFGGTGLGLSITKRLVAALGGTIQVTSTEGQGSEFAIRLPVDPIGDMGLLTIHLSDEKDSDNLKTTIDQDILLNARVLIADDMRDVRFVAQHFLKKAGCEVEVAENGRQAVDMVVNSIAEGNPFELCLMDMQMPELDGLGAVRELRSRGIELPVIALTADAMKGTRRRLISEGFDEYLSKPLKVNRLLRIAKGLLDA, from the coding sequence ATGGCTGACACCAGTGCTTTGCCAGACGATTCGTCCGGTACAGAATCAGAAATCGAAACCGACGACGCACCCCAGACCTCGAGCTGGCTACATCAGCCGGTGGTGGGAATCGGAGCCTCAGCGGGTGGCCTAGAAGCTCTCGAAAAGCTGTTTGGCAAAATGCCCGTCGCGACCGGCATGTCGTTCGTCGTCGTTCAACATTTGTCGCCCGATTTCAAAAGTCACATGGATGACTTGCTTCGCCGAGTTACCAACATTCCCGTCGAGGTGGTCGATAACGGGGTCGAAGTCCAACCTGACACGATCTACCTGATTCCCGCCAGAAAAGAGATGGTGATCAGCAATGGGAAGCTATTGCTGACCGATCGTGGCAGCGAAAAAGTCTTGACTCACCCGATTGATCAATTCTTGCGATCGCTCGCGCAGGACGCTCAAGAACGTGCGATCGGAATCGTCTTGTCAGGCACCGGCAGCGATGGTTCGCGAGGCGTGGTCGAAATCAGTAACAACGGTGGCTTGGTCGTCATTCAGGACCCGGCAACTTGCAAGTTCGATTCGATGCCGATGAACGCTCGCAACACCGGCCACGTCGATTTGGAACTGGCCCCAGAGAAGATGGGTGAGACGCTCCAGCAATATTTGTTTGACGGGCAAAGAACCAAAGCGGACGAAGAACCTGACCTGGAGGTGGTCGAGCGATCTGGGCTGGAACGTGTCTTTCAGTTGCTGCAAAAGAAACACGGCATTGACTTCAATCACTACAAGACCGGTACCGTGCATCGTCGCATTCAGCGGCGAATGGATTTGATGCACCTAGATGCCCTGGCGCTCTACGTCGCTCACATCAATGAACACCCTGAAGAAGTCAACGAACTGTACCGCGACTTGTTGATCGGAGTGACCCAGTTTTTTCGCGATCGAGACGCCTACGCAGTCCTCGAGCAACAGGTCATCCCTGAGCTGATCGGACGCGCCAAGGACACGATCCGCATTTGGGTCTGCGGATGCGCAACTGGAGAAGAGGCCTATTCGATTGCAATGTTGATGCGCGAAGGCATCGAGCGATCCGGTCGCGACATCGACTTCAAGATGTTTGCGACGGACCCGCATCGTGGATCACTTCAAATCGCTGCAACGGGTTACTACACCGAATCTCAACTTAGCGAAATCGCAACGGATCGCCGAGAGAAATTTTTCATCCGGCGTGATTCAGGATACTTGGTCAATGATTCGCTTCGGCGAAGCGTCGTTTTCGCGGCCCAAAACGTCATCAACGATCCACCGTTCACTCAGATGGACTTGGTGTCGTGCAGAAACATGCTGATCTATTTGCAGACACCGGCTCAACGCAAAACGCTGTCGCTGTTTCACTTCGCCTTGAAAACGAGTGGCGTGCTGTTCCTTGGCCCCAGCGAAAGCGTGGGTGACATCGGCGATGAATTCGATGCCATCAATTCGCAATGGAAATTGTTCCGAAAGCGTCGTGATGTTCGGTTGCCCATCGAATTGCGAATGCCGCTGGCCAATCAATCGATTTCGCGAGTCACCTCCGTCTCAACATCCATTGCGGAACCATTGCCGCAACGTCGCAACGAGAATCTTCTCGAGATTTACAACGTTCTTCTTGCTGACAAAATGCCGCCGAGTGTGGTGATCGACACGGACTACCGGGTCATTCACATTTTCCCAGGCGTCAGCCGATACCTGCGTGTGCCGGACGGAATTCCTTCGGACAACATCCTGCACATGGTGACGAAGGAACTGCGCGCATCCATCGGTGCCGCAGTCACTCAAGCAATCAAAAAACAAGACGCCGTTCACTACTACGGAATCCCTTCGCCTGCAGACGGCCCAAATCATGTCTTGGAATTGATCGCCGAACCTTATCAATTGCCAGCGAAGGCGGCGACTTGCATCCTGATTCAATTCAACGCATCCGAGATTCCCAGTGCCCTGCGTGAAGCGGCGGCGCCGTCCGACGAATCGTCGGACACGGAACGCAAGCAACTCGACTTCTCGTCGGCCACGGAATCGCGAATCGATGACCTCGAGCACGAACTCAGCTTCAGCCGCCAAAACCTTCAGGCAACGATCGAAGAACTGGAGACTTCCAACGAGGAATTGCAGGCCACCAATGAAGAAATGGTCGCCAGCAACGAAGAATTGCAGAGCACCAATGAGGAACTGCAGAGCGTCAATGAAGAGCTCTACACCGTCAACGCGGAGTTGCAAATTCGTGTCAATGAGTTGAACGAAGCCAACGCAGACATGGTCAACCTGTTGGCGACCACGCGGGTAGGCGTGTTGTTCTTGGACAACGAACTACGCATCCGGCGGGCCACCCCCGAAATTTCACGACTCCTTTCGATCGATAACAATGACATCGGTCGTTTGCTCGAAGCTTTCATTCAACCAATTCATGACGACCAATTTCTCGACCATGTTCGACAAGTTCGTGACGAGCGAATCGAACTGGAGTGGGAGGTGGCTTGCCGGGACTCGTCGTATCTGGTTCGCGCACTTCCATACATGCAGAACCAAGAAACGAACGGTGTCGTGATCGCGTTCGTGAACGTCAACGTCCTGCGGCAAGCGGAACGTGACGTTTTGAAGTTCAAGTTCATGGCCGACGAGAACGTCGACGCCTTGGTGTTGTTGGATCAGAAAGGAAAGATCAGCTACGCCAATCGAAAGATGGGTGAACAACTGGGTTTTTCAAGCGAAGAACTGGCGGGGCAGTTCCTGTCCCGATTCAAGTCAGAAAATGACGCAGAAACCTACGACAATCGCCTCGCAAATGCCCACTCAAACGGAGGTGACTTGTTCGAGTCTGTGCTCCGCCGGCGAGATGGTGCGGAGTTCCCGATTGAGATTGCTTTGACGCCGGTGACGTTGCAGGGCAAGCAATTCTTCTTTGCTTCCATTCGTGATATCACCTTGCGGAAGTCTCACGAATCTCAGATGCGTTTGCTCAGCAAGGCGGTCCACTCCGCAGCCAACGGAATTGTGATCACGGACTGCTCCCTCGAGGATAACCCGATCAACTTCGTCAACCAAGGTTTCAAGGAGATGACCGGGTTCTCAGATCACGAGATACTCGGCCGCAATTGCCGGTTCCTGCAGGGGGAAGAGACCGATCAGGAAACCGTTTTGAAGATTCAACGAGCTTTGGATCGTGGGGAATCGGTTCGTGAATTGATCAAGAACTATCGCAAGAACGGCGAAGCATTTTGGAACGATCTCTACATCACTCCGGTGCACGACGAACACAACACACTAACTCATTTCGTTGGTGTCCAAAACGATGTGACGGAGCGGATCGAAGTGGCACGTCACACCGAAAGCAATGAACGAACCATCCGCTTGCTCTTGGACTCGACCGCCGAAGGACTCTTTGGGCTGGACGTGAACGGCAAGTGCACCTTCAGCAACGAAAAAGCGGCGAAGTTGCTGGGGTACGATTGCGGCAGCGAAATCGTCGGTCAAGAACTTGCCGAGCTCGCACGCCCGTGCGATTCGGAAGGCAATCCTTTCGACGAACAACAACTGCACATCCTTTCCGCGATTCGTGCGGGTGATCAAATCAATCGGTACGACGAGCGTTTCTGTCGGCAGGATGGTGAGAGCTTCCCAGTCGAATACTGGTGTCACCCAATTCACGAGGGGGAAGACGTCGTCGGTGCGGTGGTGACTTTTGTTGACATCGAAGATCGGCTTCAAGTCGAGAACGAACTTCGAGAAGCCAAGTTGGCTGCCGACGCTGCCAACGAAGCCAAGAGTCGCTTCCTCGCCAACATGAGTCATGAACTGCGCACACCGCTGTCGGCCATGCTCGGGTTCACAAAGATTCTTCAGGAAGACCCTGACGAAAGCACCCGCCTGGAATACCTGTCGACGATCCAGCGAAACGGGGACTACCTGCTACGGTTGCTCGGCGACGTTTTGGACTTGTCCCGGATCGAAGCGAACAAGTTCACCACCGCGACGAACAGTGTTTCGCTCGGTGAGCTTTTGGCCGACATCTTCGAAACAATGAAGATGCGAACCCAGGATTACCAAAACACGCTCCATTTCGACGTCGTTGAACCGCTGCCACAAACAATCACGACCGACTCAGCTCGACTGCGTCAGATCATGATCAACCTCATCGCCAATGCGATCAAGTTCGCTCCGAAGGGACGCGTGGATGTGATCGCTCGATCGGAACGAATCGATGACGAAACATTCTTGATCTTAAAAGTGGTCGACAATGGGATCGGGATCGCGGACGAAAAACTGCGGACTCTCTTCGAACCTTTTGTCCAAGCTGACGCGACGATCTCCAATCGTTTTGGTGGAACCGGATTGGGACTCAGCATTACCAAACGCCTCGTTGCAGCGTTGGGTGGAACCATCCAAGTCACTAGCACCGAAGGCCAAGGCAGCGAATTCGCGATTCGGTTGCCGGTCGATCCGATCGGCGACATGGGCCTTCTCACCATCCACTTGTCCGATGAGAAAGACAGCGACAACCTGAAGACAACGATCGATCAGGACATCTTGCTGAACGCCCGAGTCCTAATCGCTGATGACATGCGTGACGTTCGCTTCGTCGCCCAACACTTTCTCAAAAAGGCGGGCTGTGAAGTCGAGGTGGCGGAGAACGGTCGGCAAGCCGTCGATATGGTGGTCAATTCGATCGCGGAGGGTAATCCATTCGAGCTGTGCTTGATGGACATGCAAATGCCCGAACTGGATGGCCTGGGCGCCGTTCGTGAACTCCGCAGCCGAGGGATCGAGCTCCCTGTGATCGCGTTGACCGCTGACGCGATGAAAGGAACCCGGCGACGGCTGATCAGCGAAGGCTTTGATGAATACCTCAGCAAACCGTTGAAAGTGAATCGCCTGCTACGAATCGCAAAAGGCTTGCTGGACGCGTGA
- a CDS encoding DUF421 domain-containing protein, translated as MSAPDFAMTIATGSILGATITQPSPTLLMGALALLSLFAIQWAIAFLRRRSEAFSQCIDNQPVLLMAGSTILHENLHQANLTENDLMGKLREANACNFDQVLAVVFETTGDISVLHSTSDTPVDPRLLQNVRDADRLSSP; from the coding sequence ATGTCTGCACCTGATTTCGCGATGACCATCGCGACGGGTTCGATTCTTGGAGCGACGATCACGCAGCCTTCTCCGACATTGTTGATGGGAGCTCTCGCCTTGCTCTCACTCTTCGCAATTCAGTGGGCAATCGCTTTCCTGCGGCGACGCTCGGAAGCCTTCAGTCAGTGCATCGATAACCAACCGGTTCTATTGATGGCCGGCTCGACAATTCTTCACGAGAATCTTCATCAAGCCAATTTGACGGAGAACGACTTGATGGGGAAACTACGTGAAGCGAATGCTTGCAATTTCGATCAAGTTCTAGCAGTTGTCTTTGAGACGACTGGCGACATTTCAGTTTTGCACTCCACTTCCGATACACCGGTCGACCCCAGGTTGCTTCAAAACGTCCGCGACGCGGATCGATTGAGTTCGCCCTGA
- a CDS encoding endonuclease/exonuclease/phosphatase family protein, giving the protein MLTAFNILIFSLFGVLVFGSLAPLSSHPHWFIRGWDFPRVQIVIVTIIATLLFVGVNTVYSGKPAVSCISICILATAIAGWHLFRIFPYTIVAPTQATTWDPVETDGSSSDNRRFRLLVSNVEMENDHFEKWTQVVRESDADMVIAAEIDERWKPTLEELKPMFPNQIIYPQDNWYGMAMLSRLPISESEIRFRVQDDIPSIDALVKLPSGEEIRVIGVHPRPPEPIRDNDATARDAELVLWGKELAEDDRPIVIGGDLNDVAWSPSTRLFLRLSQLLDPRRGRGFFNSFHADHIWMRFPLDHVFHSKHFGIRELRRLDDVGSDHFPILIDLQLQPVLEKEQEPLEQKAGDEEEAQEKLQRAAEAEEINTASIPVTPRVPAIG; this is encoded by the coding sequence ATGCTGACTGCATTCAACATTCTGATTTTCTCGCTGTTCGGTGTCCTCGTCTTTGGGTCACTTGCTCCACTGAGTTCGCACCCACACTGGTTCATCCGCGGATGGGATTTCCCGCGGGTTCAAATCGTCATCGTCACAATCATTGCGACATTGCTGTTCGTCGGGGTGAACACGGTTTACTCCGGCAAACCAGCAGTCAGCTGCATTTCGATTTGCATTCTTGCGACCGCTATCGCCGGGTGGCACCTGTTCAGAATCTTTCCCTATACCATCGTCGCGCCGACACAAGCGACAACTTGGGACCCGGTCGAAACGGACGGATCGTCGAGCGACAACCGCCGATTTCGACTGCTGGTGAGCAACGTCGAAATGGAAAACGACCACTTCGAAAAATGGACCCAAGTCGTCCGCGAATCCGATGCGGACATGGTGATCGCAGCCGAGATTGATGAACGCTGGAAGCCGACGCTTGAAGAACTCAAGCCAATGTTTCCAAATCAGATCATCTACCCGCAAGACAATTGGTACGGGATGGCAATGCTATCACGGCTGCCAATCAGCGAAAGCGAAATTCGTTTTCGAGTCCAAGACGACATTCCCTCCATTGATGCGTTGGTTAAACTCCCCAGCGGCGAAGAAATCCGCGTGATCGGCGTTCACCCACGCCCCCCCGAACCAATTCGCGACAACGATGCCACGGCCCGTGACGCGGAATTGGTTCTCTGGGGAAAGGAACTCGCCGAAGACGATCGTCCAATCGTGATCGGCGGAGACCTGAACGACGTCGCATGGTCCCCATCAACGCGTTTGTTCCTGCGGTTGAGTCAACTACTCGATCCTCGTCGCGGTCGTGGTTTTTTCAATTCATTTCACGCCGATCACATTTGGATGCGATTCCCGCTCGATCATGTCTTTCACTCCAAGCACTTTGGTATCCGCGAACTGAGGCGATTGGATGACGTCGGCTCCGATCACTTCCCAATCTTGATTGACCTGCAACTTCAACCAGTGCTTGAAAAAGAACAAGAACCATTGGAGCAAAAGGCTGGGGACGAAGAAGAAGCTCAAGAAAAACTGCAGCGTGCCGCGGAAGCAGAAGAGATTAACACTGCTTCGATTCCAGTCACGCCGCGCGTGCCCGCGATTGGTTGA